In Miscanthus floridulus cultivar M001 chromosome 5, ASM1932011v1, whole genome shotgun sequence, one genomic interval encodes:
- the LOC136450567 gene encoding kinesin-like protein KIN-14C, with translation MGSVDGEHEFHAANRRAEVIDWFGGLLPEFDLPLDSSDEELREYLIDGTALCYIAEKLMPGIQEEMWGGNASDQRSNVKKFLYFVAEMGLPGFSVKDLEEGSVSSVVECLLALKDNVTTGLGQNITNNAAKTPLRRKLELEESDDPIISVMTPGKRSGEERWKGHWDPKSQQRSILHSGQKVHDAFQLKRGSYTDLPPAKVSEMMHPRSLDNAPTQSLLRVVNGILDESIERKRGEIPHRVVYLLRNVVQEIEHRIAIQADHIRNQNSIIKTREDKYRSKIKALETLVNGTNEENEMTVNRLELVEVEKSKLDEKRKLGEQDMVRLMQEKENAENTIASLQQEIQILSRMHEQYRERKETEARQMEEHLAMRLKEAEFLLMQSKKKVEEIESASQLKSQLWSRKANIFQSFMDNQKMSIKDIRISSQSIKQEMFALQMKWRDEISNIGHDLKGLVDAADNYHKVLAENQKLFNEVQELKGNIRVYCRVRPFLPGQDGKTTVIDYIGENGEILITNPFKQGKDACRMFKFNKVFNTHASQAEVFSDIQPLIRSVLDGFNVCIFAYGQTGSGKTYTMSGPGTSKDDWGVNYRALNDLFDISLSRRNAFSYEVGVQMVEIYNEQVRDLLSNDIAQKRLGIWSTSQPNGLVVPDASLHPVKSTLDVLELMEIGQTNRAVGSTALNERSSRSHSILTVHVRGVDLKNGSTSRGCLHLIDLAGSERVERSEAIGDRLKEAQYINKSLSALGDVIFALAQKNSHVPYRNSKLTQVLQSSLGGQAKTLMFVQINPDTGSYSETISTLKFAERVSGVELGVARSNKEGKDIKELLEQVSYLKDTISRKDMEIDQLLKDKAKSPSSPINRNDNSLQIRRLSGAGGSGEAECEDNMSDDGCSVAGTECSVGGASEATTERMQKAPSRIARLFLTKNGQPANPKPKPRESALKPPGRTTSTGSQATGGGSSVKPPKRR, from the exons ATGGGGAGCGTGGACGGCGAGCACGAGTTCCATGCAG CCAACCGGAGAGCTGAGGTGATAGATTGGTTTGGTGGGTTGCTGCCAGAGTTCGACTTGCCTTTGGATTCTTCAGACGAGGAGCTGCGGGAGTACCTCATTGATGGCACGGCACTATGCTACATTGCAGAGAAACTCATGCCCGGCATTCAGGAG GAAATGTGGGGTGGTAATGCATCGGATCAGAGGTCAAATGTGAAGAAATTCCTCTATTTCGTTGCGGAAATGGGTCTGCCAGGCTTCAGTGTCAAGGATCTGGAGGAG GGGTCAGTGTCTTCTGTGGTGGAGTGTCTCTTGGCTCTAAAGGATAATGTGACTACAGGATTGGGTCAAAACATTACAAACAATGCTGCTAAAACACCCCTTCGAAGGAAACTGGAACTTGAAGAATCTGATGATCCTATAATTTCGGTTATGACACCGGGGAAAAGATCTGGGGAGGAAAGATGGAAAGGCCACTGGGATCCTAAGTCTCAACAAAGAAGTATTCTTCATTCTG GACAAAAGGTCCATGATGCTTTCCAACTTAAGCGAGGCTCCTACACTGATCTTCCTCCTGCCAAAGTTTCAGAGATGATGCATCCAAGAAGTCTAGAT AATGCCCCTACTCAATCACTTCTTAGAGTTGTTAATGGCATTCTAGATGAGAGCATTGAGAGGAAAAGAGGAGAAATACCACAT CGTGTTGTTTACTTGCTAAGGAATGTTGTTCAAGAGATTGAGCATCGAATTGCTATTCAAGCGGATCAcataagaaat CAAAATAGCATCATCAAGACTCGGGAAGACAAGTACCGTTCAAAAATTAAAGCACTCGAGACATTAGTAAATGGCACAAATGAAGAAAATGAG ATGACAGTAAATCGACTTGAGCTAGTTGAG GTAGAAAAATCAAAACTTGATGAGAAAAGAAAACTAGGTGAACAAGACATGGTTCGGCTGATGCAAGAAAAAGAGAATGCAGAAAATACAATTGCTTCCCTTCAGCAAGAAATACAGATCTTGAGTAGGATGCATGAACAGTACCGTGAAAGAAAGGAAACAGAAGCCAGGCAGATGGAGGAACACTTGGCTATGAGACTTAAGGAGGCTGAGTTTCTTTTGATGCAATCAAAAAAGAAAGTTGAAGAAATTGAATCTGCTTCCCAACTGAAATCTCAACTTTGGAGCAGAAAGGCAAACATTTTCCAGAGTTTTATGGATAATCAAAAAATGTCCATTAAG GACATAAGGATATCATCTCAGTCCATTAAGCAGGAAATGTTTGCCCTTCAAATGAAATGGAGGGATGAAATATCTAACATTG GACATGATTTGAAAGGCTTGGTTGATGCTGCTGACAATTACCATAAGGTTCTTGCTGAAAATCAGAAGCTATTTAATGAGGTACAGGAACTAAAGG GCAATATCAGAGTCTATTGTCGTGTCAGACCATTTCTTCCTGGTCAAGATGGAAAAACAACCGTTATTGATTATATTGGTGAAAATGGTGAGATTCTCATCACAAATCCCTTCAAGCAAGGGAAGGATGCGTGTCGAATGTTCAAGTTTAACAAAGTGTTTAATACACATGCTTCTCAAG CTGAAGTATTCTCTGATATCCAGCCTCTGATCAGATCAGTTCTTGATGGGTTTAATGTGTGCATTTTTGCCTATGGTCAAACTGGTTCAGGAAAAACTTACACAATG AGTGGGCCAGGCACATCAAAAGACGATTGGGGTGTTAACTATCGAGCTTTAAATGACTTGTTCGACATCTCTCTAAGTAGAAGAAATGCTTTCTCATATGAGGTGGGGGTGCAGATGGTTGAGATTTACAACGAACAAGTGCGGGATCTTCTTTCAAATGATATTGCACAAAAAAG ACTTGGAATTTGGAGCACATCTCAGCCTAACGGACTTGTTGTCCCTGATGCAAGTTTACATCCTGTCAAATCAACATTGGATGTACTAGAGTTGATGGAAATTGGACAAACAAATAGAGCAGTTGGATCAACAGCTCTGAATGAAAGGAGCAGTCGATCTCACAG CATTCTAACTGTGCATGTTAGAGGGGTGGATTTGAAAAATGGATCTACTTCCAGAGGATGTCTACATCTGATTGATCTTGCTGGGAGTGAAAGAGTTGAGCGATCTGAAGCAATTGGAGATAGATTAAAAGAAGCACAGTATATTAACAAATCTCTCTCTGCTCTTGGTGATGTGATTTTTGCTTTAGCACAGAAAAACTCCCATGTTCCTTATCGAAACAGCAAGCTGACTCAAGTTCTACAGAGCTCTTTAG GTGGACAAGCAAAGACACTAATGTTTGTTCAAATTAATCCGGATACTGGATCATATTCAGAAACTATAAGCACTTTGAAGTTTGCTGAAAGAGTTTCTGGAGTTGAATTAGGTGTTGCAAGAAGTAACAAAGAGGGTAAAGATATAAAAGAGCTGCTAGAACAG GTTTCATATCTGAAAGACACAATATCACGGAAAGATATGGAAATCGATCAACTCTTGAAGGACAAAGCCAAATCTCCAAGTTCACCAATAAATAGAAATGACAATAGCCTACAGATTCGACGACTATCAG GGGCTGGTGGATCAGGTGAAGCCGAATGTGAAGATAACATGTCTGATGATGGCTGCTCAGTAGCAGGAACTGAGTGTTCTGTAGGTGGTGCTTCAGAGGCGACAACAGAACGGAT GCAGAAGGCCCCATCAAGGATAGCCAGGCTGTTCCTCACAAAGAATGGGCAGCCTGCAAACCCCAAGCCAAAACCAAGGGAGTCTGCTCTGAAACCGCCAG GTCGCACGACTTCTACAGGAAGCCAGGCGACAGGAGGAGGATCTTCAGTGAAACCCCCTAAGAGGCGGTAG